A single genomic interval of Aureliella helgolandensis harbors:
- the nadB gene encoding L-aspartate oxidase, producing the protein MPDDIDSSACLEGPKTPRYLVDFHPKGQSHFFTDVLIIGGGLAGLRAANAISDGVQAVVVTKDQLQESNSNYAQGGIASVWDPEDCFEDHVRDTLAAGGNLCHDDVVDMVVRDAPQRVSELIRWGTNFDSREGELLLGREGGHSHERIIHALGDATGKEIMRAVIETTLARSNIQIWEQAFTIDLLSHAGRCYGAVISREEQPPLLLWAKQTILAAGGCGQAYRETTNPRVATGDGHALAYRAGARLRDMEFMQFHPTVLYIAGSSRTLVTEAIRGAGAHLVDSNGYRFMKDYDERLELAPRDVVSQAIVKQMEKTQHPCVYLALRHLDPHRVHEEFPGFTASCKKFGLDASIDPIPVRPGAHYMIGGVEVDHDGRTSLGGLWAAGEVTSSGLHGANRLASNSLLEGLVYGARAGELASQAALDMPDDFRALPIQSEHDYRLTEPLDIADIRNSVQSLMWRMVGVQRQADRLQEALQQIQSYARYVLPHAFSSEEGWELQNLLTVSHLMAVAALARTESRGVHMRKDFPDTNDENWRRHLPFEFKPNY; encoded by the coding sequence ATGCCCGATGACATCGATTCCTCCGCTTGCCTTGAGGGCCCGAAGACACCACGCTACTTGGTTGACTTCCACCCCAAGGGGCAGTCTCATTTTTTCACCGACGTGCTGATCATCGGTGGAGGATTGGCTGGGCTGCGGGCGGCCAACGCCATTAGCGATGGAGTGCAGGCCGTTGTGGTTACCAAGGATCAGCTTCAAGAAAGCAACAGCAATTATGCGCAGGGAGGGATTGCCAGCGTCTGGGATCCTGAGGATTGCTTTGAAGACCATGTGCGTGACACGCTAGCCGCCGGTGGAAATCTATGTCATGACGACGTGGTGGACATGGTCGTTCGCGATGCCCCACAACGTGTTTCGGAATTGATTCGCTGGGGAACGAATTTCGATTCCCGGGAAGGCGAATTGCTGCTGGGGCGTGAGGGTGGGCACAGCCACGAGCGTATTATCCATGCTTTGGGGGATGCGACTGGCAAGGAGATCATGCGCGCGGTGATCGAGACGACCCTGGCCCGCTCCAATATTCAGATCTGGGAGCAAGCCTTCACGATCGATTTGTTGTCCCACGCTGGACGATGCTATGGAGCGGTCATTTCCCGGGAAGAGCAACCTCCCCTCTTGCTGTGGGCGAAGCAGACCATTCTCGCTGCCGGTGGTTGTGGCCAAGCCTACCGTGAAACCACCAATCCACGCGTTGCTACCGGGGATGGACATGCACTCGCCTATCGCGCGGGTGCCCGTCTGCGAGATATGGAATTCATGCAATTCCACCCAACCGTCCTGTACATTGCCGGCAGCTCGCGGACGCTAGTTACCGAAGCCATTCGTGGTGCGGGCGCCCACTTGGTCGATAGCAATGGCTATCGCTTTATGAAAGATTACGACGAGCGTTTGGAGTTGGCACCTCGCGACGTTGTCAGCCAAGCGATTGTCAAACAGATGGAAAAGACCCAGCATCCCTGCGTCTACTTGGCATTGCGGCACCTAGATCCCCACCGCGTGCACGAAGAGTTTCCCGGTTTCACGGCGTCTTGCAAGAAATTTGGATTGGATGCCTCCATCGATCCCATCCCTGTTCGTCCCGGCGCTCATTACATGATTGGGGGAGTTGAAGTGGATCACGATGGACGTACCAGTCTGGGAGGATTGTGGGCGGCCGGAGAAGTGACCAGCTCTGGATTGCATGGCGCCAACCGCCTCGCATCCAATAGCTTGCTCGAAGGGCTCGTCTACGGTGCGCGGGCGGGCGAACTCGCCAGCCAGGCCGCGCTCGATATGCCGGATGATTTCCGAGCGTTGCCCATTCAATCCGAACACGACTACCGGTTGACTGAGCCGTTGGATATCGCCGACATTCGCAACTCGGTGCAGAGTTTGATGTGGCGGATGGTGGGGGTCCAACGCCAGGCAGACCGATTGCAAGAAGCTTTGCAACAGATTCAAAGCTACGCGCGATACGTGCTTCCCCATGCGTTCAGCTCAGAGGAAGGTTGGGAATTGCAGAATCTGCTGACGGTCTCTCATCTAATGGCTGTAGCGGCATTGGCACGCACCGAATCACGCGGCGTTCACATGCGGAAAGACTTCCCGGATACGAATGACGAGAATTGGCGAAGGCATCTCCCCTTCGAATTCAAGCCAAACTATTGA
- the carA gene encoding glutamine-hydrolyzing carbamoyl-phosphate synthase small subunit — MTRSDAAALLAFEDGTVFRGRSIGADGEKAGEVVFNTSMTGYQEILTDPSYCGQIVSMTYTEIGNYGTNNDDVESDQPRVAGFVVRSESRVHSNYRSQEGLTDYLKRHNIVAIAGVDTRALVRHIRSHGALKGILSTSDLDEASLVRKAKESQGLVGRDLVREVIPARARAWNQALHQLGQQDPARTEDPSAPHIVCLDYGMKWNIARHLYDRGNRVTILPGSATASEVMALNPDGIFLSNGPGDPEPLEYAINTIRELTGQRPIFGICLGHQLLSMAAGAKTFKLKFGHRGSNQPVLNLLNERVEITSQNHGFAVEESSLPDCLEITHRNLNDNTIAGVRHKSAPAFSVQYHPEASAGPHDSEYLFGEFQQLVAQNSTASK, encoded by the coding sequence TTGACCCGATCCGATGCTGCCGCATTGCTGGCGTTTGAAGATGGTACGGTTTTCCGCGGTCGGTCAATCGGGGCCGATGGTGAAAAAGCTGGCGAAGTCGTGTTCAACACCTCGATGACCGGCTATCAGGAAATTTTGACAGACCCCAGCTACTGTGGGCAAATTGTCTCAATGACCTACACTGAAATAGGAAACTATGGCACCAATAACGACGATGTCGAAAGCGATCAGCCGCGCGTCGCGGGGTTCGTGGTCCGTTCGGAAAGTCGCGTGCATAGCAACTATCGCTCCCAAGAAGGACTGACCGACTATCTGAAACGCCACAATATTGTAGCGATCGCTGGCGTGGATACCCGGGCTCTTGTCCGTCATATCCGCAGCCATGGTGCCTTGAAGGGGATTCTGTCGACCTCCGACTTGGATGAAGCTTCCTTGGTTCGCAAGGCCAAGGAGAGTCAGGGGCTCGTCGGTCGCGACTTGGTTCGCGAAGTCATTCCCGCTCGCGCCCGAGCCTGGAATCAAGCTCTGCACCAACTCGGTCAACAAGATCCTGCGCGAACAGAGGATCCATCAGCCCCCCATATTGTCTGCTTGGACTATGGGATGAAATGGAATATCGCCCGCCACCTTTATGATCGAGGCAATCGCGTCACGATTCTGCCGGGCAGCGCCACAGCGAGCGAAGTCATGGCCCTCAATCCGGATGGAATCTTCCTCTCCAATGGCCCCGGCGACCCAGAACCGCTGGAGTATGCCATCAATACCATCCGTGAACTGACTGGCCAGCGTCCGATTTTCGGCATTTGCTTGGGGCATCAACTCCTGAGCATGGCGGCAGGAGCCAAGACCTTCAAGCTCAAGTTTGGGCACCGTGGCAGCAATCAGCCGGTACTAAATCTGCTAAACGAGCGGGTGGAGATCACGTCGCAGAATCACGGCTTTGCGGTCGAGGAGAGCTCTCTTCCCGATTGTCTGGAGATTACGCACCGCAACTTGAACGACAATACGATCGCTGGAGTGCGCCACAAGTCGGCTCCCGCGTTCAGTGTCCAGTACCATCCGGAAGCTTCCGCTGGCCCGCATGATAGTGAGTACTTGTTTGGCGAATTTCAGCAATTGGTCGCGCAGAACAGCACCGCTTCTAAGTAA